In Bacillus sp. Marseille-Q1617, a genomic segment contains:
- a CDS encoding YjiH family protein has translation MQAEKLQHVEAVTGKKEYTAKQYLKFWLPSLLGVLLFLVPISIDGKVTIGLGILADGLQAMIGDYIPAIMTGIIGLSAVASLVVRFSDIQLVKKSPFLTALFDVTPFWLALRWIGALFAVSTFLKVGPEYIWSEFTGGVVLYDLIPVLMVWFLFACLFMPLLLEFGLMDFFGTLVRNVMVPLFKLPGRSSIDALASWMGSGTVGVLLTTQQYEGGYYTKREAAVVATNFSIASIAFSLVIAKFLAIDHLFVQFYLTVVVTGVIAAIICPRIPPLSFKKETYYEPVGKQIEEDVPEGVSNFRWGLETAVEKADGVKSFRSVIGSGIKNVVDIWFALIPLVMAIGTVALVIAEFTPIFDYLSYPFVPLLELLRIPEAQAAAPAMIVGFADMFLPAVVGSGIESDLTRFVIGVMSLSQLIYMSEIGILLLKSKIPISFLHLFIIFLQRTIITLPVAALMAHLFFF, from the coding sequence ATGCAGGCAGAAAAACTGCAGCACGTCGAGGCGGTAACAGGTAAAAAAGAGTATACAGCAAAGCAATATTTGAAGTTTTGGCTGCCTTCATTATTGGGGGTATTGCTATTTCTTGTTCCCATTTCGATTGACGGCAAGGTGACGATCGGCCTTGGGATCCTGGCGGACGGACTTCAGGCGATGATTGGTGATTATATTCCTGCCATTATGACCGGTATCATCGGTCTATCTGCGGTTGCCAGTTTAGTCGTCAGATTCAGTGACATTCAATTGGTCAAGAAGAGTCCATTCCTCACGGCTTTATTCGATGTTACGCCGTTTTGGCTGGCGCTGCGCTGGATCGGTGCGCTGTTCGCGGTCTCGACCTTCCTTAAAGTCGGTCCTGAATACATATGGTCGGAGTTCACAGGCGGGGTGGTCCTGTATGATTTGATTCCGGTGCTGATGGTTTGGTTTTTATTTGCCTGCTTATTCATGCCGCTGCTGCTTGAGTTCGGCCTGATGGATTTCTTCGGTACATTGGTTCGGAATGTAATGGTGCCTCTGTTCAAACTTCCAGGCAGGTCCTCCATCGATGCACTGGCTTCGTGGATGGGAAGCGGGACGGTCGGCGTCTTATTGACGACACAGCAATATGAAGGCGGATATTATACGAAAAGGGAAGCTGCAGTCGTTGCGACGAACTTTTCGATTGCGTCAATCGCCTTCAGTCTGGTAATTGCCAAATTTCTAGCGATTGATCACCTGTTTGTCCAATTCTACTTGACGGTGGTCGTGACGGGAGTGATTGCTGCCATCATCTGTCCAAGGATCCCGCCGCTTTCCTTTAAAAAGGAAACGTATTATGAGCCGGTCGGGAAGCAGATCGAAGAGGATGTGCCTGAAGGGGTCTCCAACTTCCGCTGGGGTCTCGAAACCGCGGTTGAAAAGGCCGATGGGGTCAAAAGCTTCCGCAGTGTGATCGGCAGCGGGATTAAAAATGTGGTGGATATCTGGTTCGCATTGATTCCTTTGGTCATGGCCATCGGGACGGTCGCCCTCGTGATTGCTGAATTCACACCGATTTTTGATTATTTGTCGTATCCGTTCGTGCCCCTGCTGGAATTGCTGCGTATTCCTGAAGCACAAGCCGCCGCACCGGCGATGATTGTCGGGTTTGCCGATATGTTCCTCCCGGCTGTAGTAGGAAGCGGGATCGAATCGGATTTGACCCGTTTTGTGATCGGGGTCATGTCCCTGTCTCAGTTAATTTATATGTCTGAAATCGGGATACTCTTGCTGAAATCAAAGATCCCGATTTCGTTCCTGCACCTGTTCATCATCTTCTTACAGCGTACGATCATCACACTGCCGGTCGCAGCATTGATGGCGCATTTGTTTTTCTTTTAA